The Fortiea contorta PCC 7126 genome has a segment encoding these proteins:
- a CDS encoding cob(I)yrinic acid a,c-diamide adenosyltransferase: MTRNGIGIRTAQVRPERLAGQIHVYDGAGKGKSQAALGVVLRSIGLGINTPNDSSRVLLLRFLKGPERNYDEDGAIAALQRGFPHLIDQVRTGRAEFFGAEEITAFDRAEAARGWDVAKGAIASGLYSVVVLDEINPVLDLNLLGVDEVVRVLKSKPQDLEIIATGRGAPQKLLDIADLHSEMKPQHHPTAKALLIDGIEIYTGAGKGKSTSALGKALQAIGRGINHPGSTRVLIMQWLKGGSGYTEDAAIAALQQSYPEVVDHQRCGRDAIVWRNSRQELDYVEAERGWEIAKTAIASGLYKTIILDELNPTVDLELLPVEPIVQALLRKPRDTEVIITGRCQQQPAYFDLASVHSEVYCHKHYANQGVEPKRGVDF; this comes from the coding sequence ATGACAAGGAACGGTATCGGTATTCGCACGGCGCAAGTGCGTCCTGAACGGCTCGCTGGTCAAATTCATGTCTACGATGGCGCTGGGAAAGGAAAGTCCCAAGCGGCTTTGGGGGTGGTTTTGCGCTCGATTGGCTTGGGGATAAATACACCAAATGATTCTAGCCGTGTCTTATTGCTGCGGTTTCTCAAGGGGCCGGAGCGGAATTATGATGAAGATGGTGCAATTGCGGCTTTACAGCGGGGTTTCCCCCACCTGATTGACCAGGTTCGGACTGGGAGAGCCGAGTTTTTTGGGGCTGAGGAAATTACGGCTTTTGACCGTGCGGAAGCAGCGCGGGGTTGGGATGTGGCGAAAGGAGCGATCGCTAGCGGTTTATATTCGGTTGTAGTCTTGGACGAAATTAACCCCGTCTTAGATTTAAATTTGCTTGGTGTGGATGAGGTGGTGCGGGTGTTAAAGTCCAAACCCCAAGATTTAGAGATTATTGCTACTGGACGTGGCGCTCCTCAGAAGTTGCTGGATATTGCTGACTTACATTCAGAAATGAAACCCCAACACCACCCAACAGCGAAAGCGTTGTTGATTGACGGCATTGAAATTTATACTGGTGCTGGGAAAGGTAAGTCTACTAGCGCCCTGGGTAAGGCTTTGCAAGCTATAGGTAGAGGGATTAATCATCCAGGATCTACCCGCGTGTTAATTATGCAGTGGCTCAAAGGTGGTAGTGGTTACACAGAAGATGCGGCGATCGCAGCTCTGCAGCAGTCATATCCTGAAGTGGTGGATCATCAACGTTGTGGTCGAGATGCGATCGTTTGGCGAAATTCTCGGCAAGAATTAGATTATGTGGAAGCCGAGCGGGGTTGGGAAATTGCCAAAACAGCGATCGCCAGTGGATTATATAAAACTATTATCCTTGATGAACTCAACCCTACTGTTGATCTGGAATTACTCCCCGTTGAACCGATTGTTCAAGCTCTACTCCGTAAACCCCGCGACACGGAGGTGATTATTACAGGTCGCTGTCAGCAGCAACCCGCTTACTTCGACTTAGCCAGCGTCCATTCTGAAGTTTATTGTCACAAACATTACGCTAATCAAGGTGTGGAACCCAAGCGTGGGGTAGATTTTTAA
- a CDS encoding RuBisCO accumulation factor 1, whose protein sequence is MTDLPPNTQNPDPDVADVAQELLRKLRQKQGNWVEWGVMIAQLLKAGYSPQDIFEATGFEPVQQNQVVVGSQVYNSLEKGEAAAATRSHYAQRGSDILYELRLLTQEQRAAAADLTCVHKLDADEAREVAKAIKDFSRLGSLPSGFSAHPGDAVAYQAWKLARQNSDLQARSHLIAKGLRFAHTQAARQQIEQLLTDFTTVPKRPAPLLPFYRLDSEEELPRIIPVVGEYPLTLQELQAVPLITEIEPFRLVKFTGEQAWIPLPGWQTLLSAQDPVAILSSSEHLPNHPSGRAGKVVIVVDRAQREWDASSYFIVEHSGELDFQWFDTKPEIPLLGKIVVIVRPKRILDEEVTKDSWQIDE, encoded by the coding sequence ATGACTGACTTACCACCTAACACTCAAAATCCTGATCCTGATGTGGCTGATGTCGCACAGGAGTTGCTGCGAAAATTGAGACAAAAACAAGGTAATTGGGTTGAATGGGGTGTAATGATCGCTCAATTACTTAAGGCTGGTTACAGTCCTCAAGATATTTTTGAAGCTACGGGATTTGAGCCGGTGCAACAAAATCAAGTGGTTGTTGGCTCCCAAGTTTACAATTCTTTGGAAAAAGGTGAAGCTGCAGCGGCGACGCGATCGCACTACGCCCAGCGCGGTAGTGATATTTTATATGAATTGCGCTTGCTGACTCAAGAACAACGCGCCGCTGCGGCTGATTTGACTTGTGTCCACAAACTAGACGCAGACGAAGCGCGGGAAGTCGCTAAGGCTATTAAAGATTTTTCTCGTTTGGGTAGTTTACCATCGGGATTTTCTGCTCATCCTGGTGATGCTGTTGCTTATCAAGCTTGGAAACTGGCTCGTCAAAACTCAGATTTACAAGCGCGATCGCATCTGATCGCTAAGGGTCTACGCTTTGCCCACACGCAAGCAGCTAGGCAACAAATAGAACAGTTACTCACAGATTTTACTACTGTTCCCAAGCGTCCCGCTCCCTTGTTACCCTTCTACCGCCTCGATTCTGAGGAGGAGTTACCCCGTATTATCCCTGTTGTCGGAGAGTATCCGTTAACACTGCAAGAATTGCAAGCCGTACCTTTAATTACAGAAATCGAACCATTTCGCCTAGTTAAATTTACTGGTGAGCAAGCTTGGATACCTCTACCGGGTTGGCAAACGCTTTTAAGTGCCCAAGACCCAGTAGCAATTTTATCTTCTAGTGAGCACCTCCCTAACCATCCATCAGGACGAGCAGGAAAGGTGGTGATAGTTGTAGACCGCGCGCAAAGAGAATGGGACGCTTCCAGCTACTTTATAGTTGAGCATAGCGGCGAGTTAGATTTTCAGTGGTTTGACACCAAGCCAGAAATCCCTTTGTTAGGAAAAATTGTTGTTATTGTCCGTCCCAAAAGAATTTTAGACGAAGAAGTTACCAAAGATTCTTGGCAGATTGACGAATAA
- a CDS encoding ATP-binding protein, producing MTDPVKVTLPEDIFAGGGEMGRVMRSLDWSQTLLGDVSAWPQSLKTTVSIILNSRYPMFVWWGRDLAAVYNDAYRPILGATKHPQFLGNSARDMWAEIWHTLGPLTDIVLNTGEPTWSEDLQLLMDRNGYIEETYFTFSYSPVRDESNGVGGVFCACNETTEQVIGERRLRTLRELAANTGEAKTIAAACRITTDTLSKNPTDIPLVLLYLMSKDGNQAHLVGTVGIAAENIPSFQQIDLTQNLDPWQIAEVIRTEKSIIVENLNDLFSNNTAETLPQQAVILPIARPETQQQAGWLVLGISPRRRFDEHYHGFFELIASNVATAIANARAYEEARERAEALAELDRAKTVFFSNVSHEFRTPLTLMLSPLEETLSVPDDTPIGTQRQSLDMVHRNSRRLLKLVNTLLDFSRIEAGRIQAVYKPTDLGTFTAELASVFRSAIERAGMRLLVDCPSFPAPAYVDREMWEKIVLNLLSNAFKFTFAGEITVTLQSQSDRFELSVCDTGIGIPEEELPRLFERFYRVKGSQGRTFEGSGIGLSLVEELVKLHGGRVEVTSVLGSGSCFTVSIPQGASHLPPDRISTSRTLTPTVIDPVSYVEEAWQWLPTQQETRNTVPEAREPIQTRSEPVVSDAVPPRILLVEDNSDMREYVKRLLQSQRYAVETVTDGMAALTAIGQHQPDLILSDVMMPVMDGFELLRSLRRDLATREIPIILLSARAGEESRVEGLQTGADDYLIKPFSARELLARVEVNLKLARWRREALQREQELRSLSETSQAAAEAARTNLANVLASIKDQFLVLDHQWRYIYVNDRVVEVTGIAREDLLGKSVWELFPDLIGHELYTQAHRAVTEQIPIQFEYFYQPWQRWFDNRIYPSDDKISMLVSEITDRKQAELALQETQERYRVFVEQSSEAIWCFEITTPVAINIPEAEQIQHFYQHCYLAECNQVMAQMYGVSSPSELIGRGLGDFLVESNPFNLAYLRAFIRSGYRLVDAESYETDQQGNPKVFLNNLVGIIEDDKLIRAWGTQRDITARKQAEAALWESENRFRQMAETVQDVFWIVDFDRQQALYVSPAYEQIWGRSCRSLYENFQDWINNVYPDDREMVRTAARQCLETGNLSIEYRVVRPDGAIRWVRDRGYNLEHEPGQTRRIAGIAEDITERKYIEASLRQSEERYRYLVESIPQLVWTADTNGTLTDVNQRWTNFTGLNLAQAQAEGWQVLVHPEDLPQLSQNWSGAQQAGIHYQAEGRMRRVDGVYRWHLHQAVPLKNPRGKVIKWFGTATDIEEQKQLEQQRERLLEQEQAARAQAETANRIKDEFLAVLSHELRSPLNPILGWSRLLLNGRLDSTKTTQAIQTIERNAKLQAQLIEDLLDVSRILLGKFRLETTAVNLASVIAAAQETVQLAAQAKSIQIQTIIEPNIGEVLGDAARLQQVVWNLLTNAVKFTDVMGEVEICLKRVNSHAQIQVSDTGKGIHPDFLPHVFEYFRQEDGATTRKFGGLGLGLAIVRHLVELHGGTVEATSPGEGKGATFTVSLPLLKLENTTENSEQSAPANLETSPLSGIDILVVDDEIDTRELIAFVLETAGGNVTTAASALEALEAIAQTPPDVLVSDIGMPNMDGYMLIEQVRAMQTPSDSQILAIALTAYAGEMNQQQALRAGFQNHLAKPIDPEQLVQAISNLWQINR from the coding sequence GTGACTGACCCAGTAAAAGTGACTCTCCCAGAGGATATTTTTGCAGGCGGTGGTGAGATGGGGCGAGTCATGCGATCGCTCGACTGGTCACAAACTCTCCTCGGCGATGTATCAGCGTGGCCGCAAAGCTTAAAAACAACTGTCAGCATTATCCTCAACTCTCGTTACCCTATGTTCGTTTGGTGGGGAAGAGATTTAGCCGCAGTTTATAATGATGCCTATCGCCCAATTCTCGGAGCAACCAAGCATCCGCAATTCTTGGGTAACTCCGCGCGGGACATGTGGGCAGAAATTTGGCACACCCTCGGCCCCCTGACAGATATAGTTTTGAATACCGGCGAGCCTACTTGGTCTGAAGATTTGCAGTTGTTAATGGATCGCAACGGCTACATTGAGGAAACTTACTTCACCTTCTCTTATAGTCCAGTCCGAGACGAGAGTAATGGTGTGGGGGGTGTTTTTTGTGCGTGTAATGAAACCACAGAACAAGTAATCGGTGAACGACGACTACGAACTTTGCGTGAATTGGCTGCAAATACAGGAGAAGCTAAGACTATTGCTGCAGCTTGTCGGATCACAACAGATACTCTTAGTAAAAATCCCACCGACATTCCCTTAGTGCTGCTGTATTTGATGAGCAAAGACGGCAACCAAGCGCATTTAGTTGGTACTGTAGGTATTGCAGCTGAAAATATTCCTAGTTTTCAACAAATTGATTTAACGCAAAACCTCGATCCTTGGCAAATTGCCGAGGTGATCCGCACAGAAAAATCAATCATCGTCGAGAATTTAAATGATCTCTTCTCGAACAACACGGCAGAAACATTACCACAACAAGCTGTAATTTTACCCATCGCTCGTCCGGAAACTCAACAACAAGCCGGGTGGCTCGTCTTGGGTATTAGCCCACGACGCCGATTTGATGAACATTATCACGGGTTTTTTGAATTAATTGCTAGCAATGTGGCTACAGCGATCGCTAATGCTCGCGCCTACGAAGAAGCACGAGAGCGCGCCGAAGCCCTAGCAGAGCTAGACCGCGCGAAAACTGTATTTTTTAGTAATGTCTCCCATGAGTTTCGCACACCCTTGACGCTGATGCTCAGTCCTTTGGAAGAGACACTCTCAGTACCAGATGATACACCCATAGGCACACAACGGCAGTCTTTAGACATGGTACATCGTAACAGTCGCCGCTTGCTGAAACTGGTCAATACCTTACTCGATTTCTCGCGGATTGAAGCGGGAAGAATTCAAGCGGTTTATAAACCCACAGATTTAGGAACTTTTACGGCTGAGTTAGCCAGCGTGTTTCGCTCTGCCATCGAACGAGCGGGTATGCGCTTATTAGTTGATTGTCCCTCATTTCCGGCGCCAGCTTATGTAGACCGGGAAATGTGGGAAAAGATAGTCTTAAACTTGCTCTCCAACGCCTTTAAATTCACCTTTGCGGGAGAAATCACCGTCACCTTGCAATCCCAAAGCGATCGCTTCGAGCTTTCTGTTTGTGACACAGGTATCGGCATTCCTGAAGAGGAGCTACCGCGTTTATTCGAGCGGTTTTATCGGGTTAAAGGTTCCCAAGGAAGGACATTTGAAGGCTCAGGAATTGGGCTATCTTTAGTAGAAGAATTGGTAAAACTGCACGGTGGGAGAGTTGAAGTTACCAGCGTGCTGGGATCTGGTAGTTGTTTCACTGTGTCAATTCCTCAAGGAGCTTCCCATCTACCTCCAGACAGAATCAGCACCAGTAGGACGCTAACCCCAACTGTTATAGACCCTGTGTCTTACGTGGAGGAAGCTTGGCAGTGGCTACCCACACAACAAGAGACTAGGAATACAGTACCAGAAGCTAGAGAGCCGATCCAAACCAGGTCTGAGCCTGTCGTCTCCGACGCCGTTCCCCCTCGCATTCTCTTAGTTGAAGATAATTCAGATATGCGAGAATATGTCAAGCGATTGTTACAAAGTCAGCGATATGCAGTAGAAACAGTCACCGACGGTATGGCAGCATTAACAGCAATTGGTCAACATCAGCCAGATTTGATTTTAAGTGATGTGATGATGCCTGTCATGGACGGGTTTGAATTGCTGCGATCGCTGCGTCGTGATCTAGCCACCAGAGAAATTCCCATCATTCTCTTATCTGCTCGCGCTGGCGAAGAATCCAGAGTGGAAGGACTACAAACCGGAGCCGATGATTATTTGATCAAGCCGTTTTCAGCCCGCGAATTATTGGCACGGGTAGAGGTAAACTTGAAACTGGCTCGCTGGCGACGAGAAGCACTACAACGAGAACAAGAACTGCGATCGCTCAGTGAAACCTCGCAAGCAGCAGCTGAAGCCGCTAGAACCAACCTAGCCAATGTCCTAGCCAGTATCAAAGACCAATTTTTAGTCCTAGACCATCAGTGGCGCTACATATACGTCAATGACCGAGTAGTAGAAGTTACAGGCATAGCTAGAGAAGACCTCTTAGGTAAAAGTGTCTGGGAATTATTCCCTGATCTAATAGGTCATGAACTATACACCCAAGCCCATCGGGCTGTAACCGAGCAAATACCCATACAATTTGAGTATTTTTATCAGCCGTGGCAACGCTGGTTTGACAACCGCATCTATCCCAGCGATGATAAAATATCAATGCTGGTGTCAGAAATTACTGATCGCAAACAAGCCGAGCTAGCACTGCAAGAAACTCAAGAGCGCTATCGAGTCTTTGTGGAGCAAAGTTCGGAAGCTATTTGGTGTTTTGAAATCACAACACCGGTAGCGATTAACATTCCGGAAGCAGAACAAATACAACACTTCTATCAGCATTGCTACTTAGCAGAATGCAACCAAGTCATGGCGCAAATGTACGGCGTGTCTTCCCCTAGCGAGTTGATTGGTAGGGGGCTGGGGGATTTTCTGGTAGAGTCAAATCCTTTCAACTTAGCATATCTGCGTGCCTTTATTCGCTCCGGCTATCGCCTCGTTGATGCTGAATCCTACGAGACGGATCAACAGGGAAATCCGAAAGTATTTTTGAATAATCTCGTGGGAATTATTGAAGATGACAAACTGATACGGGCTTGGGGGACTCAGCGCGATATCACGGCTCGCAAACAAGCAGAAGCTGCATTGTGGGAGAGTGAAAACAGATTCCGACAGATGGCAGAAACTGTGCAAGATGTGTTCTGGATTGTGGATTTTGACCGACAGCAAGCGCTCTATGTCAGTCCAGCCTATGAACAAATTTGGGGACGCTCTTGTCGAAGTTTATATGAGAATTTTCAAGATTGGATTAACAACGTTTACCCAGATGACCGAGAAATGGTGCGAACAGCCGCCCGCCAATGTTTGGAAACGGGAAATTTGAGTATTGAATATCGAGTGGTGCGTCCTGATGGTGCAATTAGGTGGGTGCGCGATCGCGGTTACAATTTGGAACATGAACCAGGACAAACTCGGCGCATAGCTGGTATCGCCGAAGACATTACAGAACGTAAATATATTGAAGCCAGTCTACGGCAAAGTGAAGAACGTTATAGATATCTAGTAGAATCAATTCCCCAACTAGTCTGGACTGCTGATACCAATGGCACACTTACCGATGTCAATCAACGCTGGACAAACTTTACCGGCTTGAATTTAGCTCAGGCTCAAGCGGAAGGTTGGCAAGTACTTGTCCATCCTGAAGATTTACCACAACTGAGCCAAAATTGGTCAGGAGCACAGCAAGCCGGGATACACTATCAAGCTGAAGGCAGAATGCGCCGAGTAGATGGCGTCTATCGTTGGCATTTACACCAAGCAGTACCTTTAAAAAATCCCCGGGGTAAGGTGATTAAATGGTTTGGTACTGCCACAGATATTGAGGAGCAAAAACAACTAGAGCAACAGCGCGAACGGCTATTGGAACAAGAGCAAGCCGCCCGCGCGCAAGCGGAAACCGCTAACCGGATTAAAGATGAATTTTTAGCTGTGCTTTCCCATGAATTGCGATCGCCCTTGAATCCGATTTTGGGTTGGTCGAGGTTACTGCTCAACGGCCGCTTGGATTCTACAAAAACCACTCAAGCCATCCAAACCATCGAACGCAACGCCAAACTTCAAGCCCAACTGATCGAAGACTTATTAGATGTCTCTCGCATTCTCTTAGGTAAATTCCGCCTAGAAACAACCGCTGTGAACTTAGCGTCGGTGATTGCCGCTGCTCAAGAAACTGTACAGCTAGCAGCCCAAGCTAAATCAATTCAAATACAGACAATTATTGAACCAAATATTGGGGAAGTTTTAGGCGATGCTGCTCGTCTTCAACAAGTAGTTTGGAATTTGCTCACAAATGCTGTAAAATTTACAGATGTAATGGGAGAAGTAGAGATCTGTCTAAAACGCGTCAACTCCCACGCCCAAATTCAAGTCAGCGACACAGGTAAAGGTATTCATCCAGACTTTTTACCCCACGTGTTTGAATATTTCCGTCAAGAAGATGGCGCCACTACCCGCAAGTTTGGTGGTTTGGGGTTGGGTTTAGCGATCGTTCGTCACTTAGTAGAATTGCATGGCGGTACTGTCGAGGCTACTAGCCCAGGAGAAGGAAAAGGCGCGACTTTTACCGTTAGTTTGCCACTGTTAAAGCTAGAAAACACCACAGAAAATTCTGAACAGTCTGCACCCGCTAACCTAGAAACCTCGCCCCTATCTGGTATTGACATACTTGTGGTTGACGATGAGATAGACACTAGAGAGTTAATCGCTTTCGTTTTAGAAACTGCGGGAGGAAACGTCACCACCGCAGCTTCAGCACTAGAAGCACTAGAAGCGATCGCCCAGACTCCACCAGATGTCCTAGTTAGTGATATTGGTATGCCCAACATGGACGGATACATGCTCATTGAGCAGGTTCGCGCCATGCAAACTCCAAGCGATAGTCAGATTTTAGCGATCGCGCTGACTGCTTACGCGGGGGAAATGAATCAGCAACAAGCCTTGAGAGCAGGATTTCAAAACCATCTCGCCAAGCCTATAGATCCAGAACAGTTAGTACAAGCTATTAGTAATCTCTGGCAAATTAATAGATAG
- the ureE gene encoding urease accessory protein UreE, whose product MLMLTQCKPSNPDTVVSFTLALTAEERHRSRHRFEMEDGTVVFVRLPRGTVLRDGDILQDENYCDLIRIVAKSEPVLTVFARTPHLLLRAAYHLGNRHLPVEITPEYLRLSPDPVLRIMLEQMGLEVKAENLPFHPETGAYGHQSHE is encoded by the coding sequence ATGCTGATGTTGACCCAATGTAAACCATCGAACCCTGATACAGTAGTAAGTTTTACCCTCGCGTTAACAGCAGAAGAACGTCACCGTAGTCGTCATCGCTTTGAAATGGAAGATGGGACAGTTGTATTTGTCCGTCTACCTAGAGGTACAGTGCTCAGGGATGGAGACATTTTACAAGATGAAAACTACTGTGATTTGATCAGAATTGTTGCTAAATCCGAACCAGTTTTGACTGTATTCGCCCGCACACCGCATTTGTTACTGCGAGCAGCATATCATCTAGGCAATCGTCATTTACCGGTAGAAATTACCCCAGAATATTTGCGTTTATCACCAGACCCAGTTTTACGCATCATGTTGGAACAGATGGGGCTGGAAGTCAAAGCCGAAAATTTACCTTTTCACCCCGAAACTGGTGCTTATGGACATCAATCTCACGAATAA
- a CDS encoding urease accessory protein UreF translates to MDINLTNNHFLSILQLASPSLPVGAYSYSEGLETLVENGTINSQTNLQHWLQSQLRYGAIRVEAAVMLRSHQSVSVGDMEALCRWNLWLSAARETAELRTSSWQMGRSLMQLLGKLDPQIMPIVNIVGNPSNYAIAFGIASAHWQINHTASLLAYLHSWASNLITAGVKLIPLGQTAGQEILLQLQTSFNTAAVEILALTDDHLACCSWGLSLASMQHETQYTRLFRS, encoded by the coding sequence ATGGACATCAATCTCACGAATAATCATTTTTTGTCTATTTTGCAGTTGGCTAGCCCCAGCTTACCGGTGGGAGCGTATAGTTATTCTGAAGGCTTGGAAACGTTGGTAGAAAATGGTACGATCAACAGTCAAACAAATCTCCAACACTGGTTACAATCTCAACTGCGTTACGGTGCGATTCGGGTGGAAGCAGCAGTGATGCTACGATCGCATCAATCTGTCAGCGTAGGTGATATGGAAGCTTTATGTCGCTGGAATTTGTGGTTATCTGCGGCGAGAGAAACAGCAGAATTACGCACCTCTAGTTGGCAGATGGGGCGATCGCTGATGCAATTACTTGGTAAACTTGATCCACAAATAATGCCTATTGTGAATATTGTGGGTAATCCTAGCAATTATGCGATCGCTTTTGGCATTGCCTCTGCTCACTGGCAAATTAATCATACCGCTTCTTTGCTAGCATATCTGCATAGTTGGGCTAGTAATTTGATCACCGCAGGCGTTAAACTGATTCCTCTAGGACAAACTGCTGGACAAGAGATATTATTGCAACTACAAACATCATTCAACACAGCAGCAGTAGAAATTCTCGCCCTCACAGACGATCATCTCGCGTGTTGTAGCTGGGGTTTATCCTTAGCGAGTATGCAACACGAAACCCAGTATACTAGGTTGTTTAGAAGTTGA
- the ureG gene encoding urease accessory protein UreG: MTTFRVGVAGPVGSGKTALVDALCKALRAQYQIAVVTNDIYTQEDAQFLVRSQALTSDRILGVETGGCPHTAIREDASMNLAAIEQLEQRFLNLDLVFLESGGDNLAATFSPELVDLTIYVIDVAAGDKIPRKGGPGITKSDLLVINKTDLAPYVGADLNVMERDTKKKRGDKPFVFTNLKTQAGLADVIQFVAANMS, from the coding sequence ATAACTACATTTAGAGTTGGAGTGGCTGGCCCTGTGGGTTCGGGAAAAACGGCGCTGGTGGATGCTTTGTGTAAAGCTTTGCGTGCTCAATATCAGATTGCCGTCGTCACAAATGACATATATACTCAAGAAGATGCTCAGTTTTTAGTGCGTTCTCAGGCTTTGACAAGCGATCGCATTTTAGGTGTAGAAACTGGAGGTTGTCCCCACACAGCCATTCGTGAAGATGCTTCGATGAATTTAGCAGCAATTGAACAGTTAGAACAGCGATTTCTCAATTTAGATTTAGTTTTTTTAGAAAGCGGTGGCGATAATTTAGCTGCTACCTTTAGTCCAGAATTAGTAGATTTAACAATTTATGTAATTGATGTGGCTGCAGGTGATAAAATTCCTCGTAAAGGTGGGCCAGGAATCACTAAATCTGATTTATTAGTAATTAATAAAACTGATTTAGCACCTTATGTCGGCGCAGATTTAAATGTGATGGAACGGGATACAAAAAAAAAGCGTGGCGATAAACCTTTTGTTTTTACTAATTTAAAAACTCAAGCCGGATTAGCAGATGTAATTCAATTTGTCGCCGCCAATATGAGCTAG
- a CDS encoding AIM24 family protein, which yields MAHFEIIERENLRQVKITLQNETVRTESGAMSYMRGDIVMESKVPSAGGFLKSLATGENVFRPTYKGTGELYLEPSLSGYYILELDSSEWILESGSYWASDYNIEVGIERNKLLSGFMGGEGLFQTKVKGRGKVVMSAPGPVEVVHLRNDRLVVDGSFAIARTTTLNYRVEKATKSIFGSMTSGEFLVNTFEGTGTVLLAPVPYWHVMFLNQIIAAIPKNSSSS from the coding sequence ATGGCACATTTTGAAATTATCGAACGCGAAAACTTGCGCCAAGTCAAAATAACTTTGCAAAACGAAACAGTACGCACTGAATCAGGCGCGATGTCTTATATGCGGGGAGATATAGTTATGGAATCAAAAGTTCCTTCTGCTGGAGGATTTTTGAAATCATTAGCTACAGGCGAAAATGTCTTTCGTCCCACTTATAAAGGAACTGGTGAATTATATTTAGAGCCTTCTTTATCGGGATATTACATCTTAGAATTAGATAGTAGTGAATGGATTTTAGAGAGTGGTTCTTATTGGGCAAGTGATTATAATATCGAAGTGGGAATTGAGCGCAATAAACTACTATCTGGCTTTATGGGTGGCGAAGGTTTATTTCAAACCAAAGTCAAAGGTAGAGGAAAAGTGGTGATGAGCGCACCAGGGCCAGTAGAAGTGGTACACTTACGGAATGATCGGTTAGTAGTTGACGGCAGTTTTGCGATCGCTCGAACAACTACTCTTAATTATCGCGTGGAAAAAGCCACAAAATCTATATTCGGTTCCATGACTTCTGGTGAGTTTTTAGTTAATACTTTCGAGGGAACAGGAACAGTTTTACTCGCACCCGTTCCTTATTGGCACGTGATGTTTCTCAATCAAATTATCGCCGCTATTCCTAAAAATTCCAGTTCTAGTTAA
- a CDS encoding acetamidase/formamidase family protein, producing MTHHILKATRETVHLGGFSHLLQPALTVDSEDTIDIETYTGYYLYDKAPPEFLTPEFVDICKNLPPERIIAGGPHLLTGPIYIKNAKPGDVLEVELQAIAPSLPIGFNAIRAGWGALPHQFHQPALRFISLDLNNNITEFPSGSGIKIPLQPFFGILGVATPENARNSIPPGAYGGNIDNRELQVGAKVFLPVFVPGALFSIGDGHSAQGDGEVNVTAIETSMNGRIKLTLHQDISIKTPIAETPTDIITMGFAETLDAALELALKHMIDFLVSFIKISPEDAYVLSSLAVNFRITQVVNHPIKGVHGLLPKSIFSHKISL from the coding sequence GTGACTCACCACATTTTAAAAGCTACCAGAGAAACAGTACATCTTGGTGGCTTTTCTCATTTATTACAACCAGCGCTAACTGTTGACTCTGAAGATACAATTGATATTGAAACTTATACTGGTTACTATCTTTATGACAAAGCACCACCAGAGTTTCTCACACCAGAATTTGTCGATATTTGTAAAAATCTCCCACCAGAACGCATCATAGCTGGGGGGCCGCATTTACTAACAGGGCCAATTTATATTAAAAATGCCAAACCTGGGGACGTTTTAGAAGTAGAATTGCAAGCGATCGCACCCAGTTTACCAATAGGTTTCAATGCTATCCGTGCAGGTTGGGGCGCCCTACCACACCAGTTTCATCAACCAGCATTAAGATTTATTTCCTTAGATTTAAATAATAATATCACCGAATTTCCTTCAGGTAGCGGCATTAAAATTCCTCTCCAACCATTTTTTGGAATTCTTGGTGTCGCTACTCCAGAAAACGCCCGCAATTCAATTCCACCGGGCGCTTATGGTGGTAATATCGATAATCGAGAACTCCAAGTAGGTGCAAAAGTTTTTTTACCTGTATTTGTTCCTGGCGCTTTATTTTCCATTGGTGATGGACATTCAGCCCAAGGAGACGGCGAAGTCAATGTCACTGCTATTGAAACTTCCATGAATGGTAGAATTAAGCTGACACTCCACCAAGATATATCAATAAAAACTCCCATAGCTGAGACACCTACTGATATCATCACAATGGGGTTTGCGGAAACTTTAGATGCGGCCTTAGAACTAGCTTTAAAACATATGATTGACTTCTTGGTGTCTTTCATCAAAATATCACCAGAAGATGCGTATGTATTGTCCAGTTTAGCGGTGAATTTTCGCATCACTCAAGTTGTCAATCATCCCATCAAAGGTGTTCATGGTCTGCTCCCAAAATCCATCTTCTCCCATAAAATAAGTTTGTAG